Proteins from one Dethiosulfovibrio peptidovorans genomic window:
- a CDS encoding TIGR00303 family protein has protein sequence MFVLIVGSTELSTIPGLSAAGADLETLPYTAPTDADLLWWGKPRVIGHIPLDPQGHPTPAIITRAAYLEAHFPLSILRAGTIIPPQAPYIDTGAFPGKDPTREPAVPQAHELFIRGQELAEDLSSDQEPLVIAESVPGGTTTAALVLEALGYSGAVSSSGPDNPKEIKQRITAQAFDRLGWSTGIMAGRGLESVSQLGDPMQPLAAGLAAGAPKGIQVVLAGGTQMLAVAAILRHEGCDRPLTVATTCYVHRDVSADFDGIARDVDVHPWSAPLDFRQSAWPGLRGYEQGYVKEGVGAGGAVWYAQHLGVSVYAVIRRTELIYSAMAETYLKGTPTSRTI, from the coding sequence ATGTTCGTCCTTATCGTAGGCTCCACAGAGCTCAGTACCATCCCAGGGCTCTCGGCCGCAGGGGCCGATCTGGAAACCCTACCCTACACAGCTCCCACTGACGCTGACCTGCTCTGGTGGGGCAAACCTCGAGTTATCGGTCATATCCCGCTGGATCCTCAAGGACACCCAACCCCAGCGATCATCACTCGAGCCGCCTATCTGGAGGCTCATTTTCCCCTGTCTATACTTCGAGCAGGAACCATCATACCCCCCCAAGCTCCGTATATCGACACAGGAGCTTTCCCCGGAAAGGACCCCACTCGGGAACCAGCGGTCCCTCAAGCTCACGAGCTGTTCATCCGAGGACAAGAACTTGCTGAGGATCTCTCGTCAGACCAAGAACCTCTCGTCATCGCTGAATCGGTTCCGGGGGGGACCACAACAGCGGCGTTGGTTCTGGAGGCCTTGGGATATTCCGGGGCCGTATCGTCCTCCGGGCCAGATAACCCCAAAGAAATCAAGCAACGTATTACAGCCCAGGCATTCGATCGTCTGGGATGGAGTACCGGGATCATGGCCGGCCGGGGTCTGGAGAGCGTCTCCCAGCTTGGTGATCCTATGCAGCCGCTGGCGGCAGGGCTGGCCGCCGGAGCCCCCAAGGGTATTCAGGTCGTCTTGGCCGGAGGAACCCAGATGCTCGCCGTCGCAGCGATCCTTCGACATGAAGGCTGCGACAGGCCCCTGACCGTAGCGACGACCTGCTACGTACACAGAGACGTCAGCGCTGATTTCGACGGAATCGCTCGGGACGTTGACGTTCATCCCTGGTCGGCACCTCTGGATTTTCGCCAATCAGCATGGCCAGGACTTCGAGGCTATGAACAGGGCTACGTGAAGGAGGGCGTTGGAGCTGGAGGAGCCGTCTGGTACGCTCAGCACCTGGGGGTCTCCGTATACGCCGTAATCCGCCGAACCGAGCTCATCTATTCCGCCATGGCGGAGACATATCTCAAAGGCACACCGACATCACGCACGATATAA
- a CDS encoding FAD-dependent oxidoreductase → MIYDVIIVGSGPAGIFAALELTEASRKVLIIDKGKLIKQRECPIIAQKVTSCISCPSCSIVSGWGGAGAASDGKLTLTTGFGGNLEEYIGRSALVELINSVDAAFVRHGADPNYYEPSGPVVKDTIRRAASVGLKILPARIRHIGTDASREVLDNMYKTLKDRCDILLDTVVEDIVVENGQAKGVILSDGTRYDASVVIATPGRDGASWLEAIVRRLELPIASMPVDIGVRVEVPDSVCQDLTEHFYEVKCLYNTPTFDDRCRTFCMNPSGFVVSEYNKGHNLVTVNGHSLKNTKSDNTNFSILVTKNFTHPFQDPIGYATHIARLANMLAGGGILVQRLGDLRDGRRSTASRIQRGMIEQTGSAEPGDLSLVLPHRHMIAIVEFLDALNTIMPGVNQNDTLLYGVEIKLYSLRVQLEESLGTPLVHNLFMAGDGAGISRGIIQAAASGVVAARSALRRLTELD, encoded by the coding sequence ATGATATACGACGTCATCATCGTCGGATCGGGGCCAGCCGGCATATTTGCCGCGCTGGAACTCACCGAGGCCAGCCGAAAAGTATTGATCATCGACAAGGGGAAACTCATCAAACAACGCGAATGCCCCATCATCGCTCAGAAAGTAACCAGCTGCATCAGCTGCCCATCGTGCAGCATAGTCTCAGGATGGGGAGGCGCCGGAGCTGCTTCCGACGGTAAACTCACTCTCACCACCGGGTTCGGTGGCAACCTGGAGGAATACATCGGGCGCTCAGCCCTGGTAGAGCTCATCAACTCGGTGGATGCCGCTTTCGTGCGCCACGGTGCAGATCCCAACTATTACGAGCCCTCTGGGCCCGTGGTTAAGGACACCATCCGACGAGCGGCATCGGTCGGACTCAAGATTCTCCCTGCCAGGATTCGCCATATCGGAACCGATGCCTCTCGAGAGGTTTTGGACAATATGTACAAAACCCTGAAAGATCGATGTGATATTCTTCTGGACACCGTCGTCGAGGATATCGTTGTGGAGAACGGGCAGGCCAAGGGCGTCATCCTCTCAGATGGAACGAGATACGACGCTTCGGTGGTCATCGCTACCCCAGGCAGGGACGGAGCGTCCTGGCTTGAGGCCATCGTGCGTCGTTTAGAGCTCCCCATCGCCTCCATGCCTGTGGATATCGGCGTTCGGGTTGAGGTCCCCGATAGCGTCTGCCAGGACCTGACCGAGCACTTCTACGAGGTCAAGTGTCTCTATAACACCCCGACCTTCGATGATCGATGTCGAACCTTCTGCATGAACCCCTCGGGATTCGTGGTCTCGGAATACAACAAGGGACACAATCTGGTGACGGTCAACGGCCACAGCCTGAAAAACACCAAATCGGACAACACCAATTTTTCTATCCTGGTCACAAAGAACTTCACCCACCCTTTTCAGGACCCTATAGGCTACGCCACCCATATCGCCCGCCTGGCTAACATGCTGGCTGGTGGTGGCATCCTGGTCCAGCGCCTGGGAGACCTCCGGGATGGGCGGCGATCTACAGCCTCTCGAATCCAACGGGGCATGATCGAACAGACAGGTTCGGCTGAACCTGGAGACCTGAGCCTCGTCCTGCCCCATCGACACATGATCGCTATCGTCGAGTTCCTGGATGCTCTGAACACAATCATGCCTGGGGTCAACCAAAACGACACCCTTCTCTACGGAGTGGAGATAAAACTCTACTCCCTTCGGGTACAGCTTGAGGAATCCCTGGGAACTCCCTTAGTGCACAACCTATTCATGGCCGGTGACGGTGCCGGAATCAGCCGCGGCATCATTCAAGCCGCTGCCAGCGGTGTCGTCGCCGCTCGCTCTGCTCTAAGGCGTCTAACAGAGTTAGATTAA
- a CDS encoding ferredoxin — protein sequence MSAKVNKDTCVGCESCVSACPVEAIAMSEGKATVDEATCVECGACVSTCPVEAISL from the coding sequence ATGTCTGCGAAAGTAAACAAAGATACTTGCGTTGGTTGTGAGAGCTGCGTCAGTGCCTGTCCGGTGGAGGCAATAGCCATGTCTGAGGGCAAGGCTACCGTGGATGAGGCTACGTGCGTCGAGTGCGGCGCCTGCGTCTCTACCTGCCCGGTGGAGGCAATCTCACTGTAA
- a CDS encoding aminotransferase encodes MSTLWDSNFSYTAKHVRPSPVREMLSVIKQPGMISFAGGMPAPEVFPVDKFYEGAHVLKDHGKNLLQYGTTEGYPPLKEFLASFTAERMGRTVALDEMLLTTGSQQALELFASSMIDKGDVVITENPSYLAALTTFYNHGAQFVGIPTDESGMNVDLIPEAIEKARSEGKHVKFIYTIVNFHNPGGATMSLARRKKLVEISHKLNVPIFEDDPYGYVRYEGEHLPSIFSFDDQGGTVYAGSFSKILAPGARIGWVTGDRKIIRKLVIFKQAADLCSSPICQSLVYEYCKKGYLSEHLPNIIANYRPKRDTMEACLKKYLAPHGITWVKPEGGFFFWLDMPGIDCHDLFKRAVDKKVAFVVGTPFCVEEGAGVNKARLNFTFVQPDVIDEGVRRLGEAIEEMKG; translated from the coding sequence ATGAGTACTCTTTGGGATTCCAACTTCAGTTACACGGCGAAGCACGTTCGACCATCCCCGGTTCGAGAGATGCTCTCGGTCATCAAACAACCGGGCATGATTTCCTTTGCCGGCGGCATGCCGGCCCCGGAGGTCTTCCCCGTCGACAAGTTCTACGAGGGAGCCCACGTTCTTAAGGACCACGGCAAAAATCTGCTCCAGTACGGGACCACCGAGGGATACCCCCCTCTTAAGGAGTTTCTGGCATCCTTCACAGCCGAGCGCATGGGACGTACTGTGGCCCTGGATGAGATGCTGCTCACCACCGGCTCTCAGCAGGCCCTAGAGCTTTTTGCCTCCTCTATGATCGATAAAGGCGACGTTGTCATCACCGAGAACCCCTCGTACCTTGCCGCCCTCACGACCTTCTACAACCACGGGGCTCAGTTCGTGGGAATCCCTACCGACGAGAGCGGAATGAACGTGGATCTCATTCCCGAAGCTATCGAAAAAGCCCGGAGCGAGGGTAAACACGTTAAGTTCATCTACACCATCGTCAACTTCCACAACCCTGGCGGGGCCACTATGAGCCTGGCACGTCGCAAGAAATTAGTGGAGATCTCCCACAAACTCAACGTTCCCATCTTTGAGGACGATCCCTACGGATACGTTCGCTACGAGGGAGAGCACCTTCCGTCTATTTTCTCATTCGACGATCAGGGCGGCACCGTGTATGCTGGTTCTTTCTCCAAGATCCTAGCACCCGGTGCCCGGATCGGCTGGGTTACCGGAGACCGGAAAATTATCAGGAAACTGGTGATCTTCAAGCAGGCCGCTGACCTGTGCTCCAGTCCCATCTGTCAGTCTCTTGTCTACGAGTACTGTAAAAAGGGGTATCTGTCCGAGCATCTGCCAAATATCATCGCTAACTACCGTCCCAAGAGAGACACCATGGAGGCATGCCTCAAGAAATACCTGGCTCCCCACGGTATCACCTGGGTTAAGCCCGAGGGTGGGTTTTTCTTCTGGCTTGACATGCCGGGCATCGATTGCCATGACCTGTTCAAACGGGCTGTAGACAAGAAAGTGGCCTTTGTGGTGGGAACACCCTTTTGCGTGGAAGAAGGTGCTGGAGTCAACAAAGCTCGGCTCAACTTCACGTTTGTCCAACCCGATGTCATCGACGAGGGCGTCCGTCGCCTCGGTGAGGCCATTGAAGAGATGAAGGGATAA
- a CDS encoding aminotransferase: MSDIVQSLFNQSTLGIKPSPIREVFHLVRKPGMISFAGGMPDPDIFPIKQFHQGTDILLAEGREILQYGVTEGYEPLRDFLIRWSAPKMGREPNQEELLITSGSLQAADLLTRTLVDRGDWIVCEEASFPGNTISMYNQGANFITVPCDQDGMVVEALPELLDQAKADGKRVKYIYTIPNFHNPLGCTLSLERRKLLVDIAKRYGLLILEDDPYGCVRFEGDNLPTLYSLDRVGLVLYAGSFSKILAPGTRVGWAVGPQKLIRAMTVHKQGVDTCTSVVAQALVYSYCQSGKLDAFLPKIVDHYRIKRDIMEEAFKKHLPLDETRYVTPQGGFFYWVTTPNISAQELFRRAMTKNVAFVCGDAFFPNGGGKNSFRMCFTFASAEETDRGTHLLGEAMRELLAERV; this comes from the coding sequence ATGTCCGACATCGTCCAATCTTTGTTTAATCAATCAACCCTAGGGATCAAGCCATCGCCGATCCGCGAGGTCTTCCATCTGGTCCGCAAGCCCGGGATGATCTCCTTCGCTGGGGGGATGCCAGACCCTGACATCTTCCCCATCAAGCAATTTCATCAGGGAACAGACATCCTTCTGGCAGAGGGCAGGGAGATCCTTCAGTACGGCGTCACCGAGGGATACGAACCTCTTCGGGACTTCCTGATCAGATGGAGTGCCCCAAAGATGGGACGAGAGCCGAATCAAGAGGAGCTCCTGATCACGTCGGGTTCCCTTCAGGCAGCCGATCTGCTCACCCGCACCCTCGTCGATCGAGGCGACTGGATCGTCTGCGAAGAGGCCTCTTTCCCGGGGAATACCATCAGCATGTACAACCAGGGCGCCAACTTCATCACCGTCCCGTGCGACCAGGACGGCATGGTAGTGGAGGCTCTCCCTGAGCTGTTGGACCAGGCCAAGGCCGACGGGAAACGGGTCAAGTACATCTACACCATTCCGAACTTCCACAACCCTCTGGGATGTACCTTATCTCTGGAGCGCCGAAAGCTGCTGGTGGATATCGCCAAGAGGTATGGACTCCTGATCCTGGAGGACGATCCGTACGGCTGCGTCAGATTTGAGGGGGACAATCTGCCCACCCTCTATTCCCTGGATAGAGTGGGGTTGGTCCTCTACGCTGGATCCTTTTCCAAGATCCTGGCTCCGGGAACCCGGGTAGGTTGGGCCGTTGGTCCCCAAAAGCTCATCCGGGCCATGACCGTCCACAAACAGGGAGTAGATACCTGCACCAGCGTGGTCGCCCAGGCCCTCGTCTATAGCTACTGTCAGTCGGGAAAACTGGATGCTTTTTTGCCGAAGATCGTGGACCACTACCGGATCAAGCGCGATATCATGGAAGAGGCATTTAAGAAGCATCTCCCCCTGGACGAGACACGATACGTCACACCTCAGGGAGGCTTTTTTTACTGGGTGACCACTCCCAACATCTCGGCCCAGGAGCTTTTCCGGAGAGCTATGACGAAAAACGTGGCCTTCGTCTGTGGAGACGCCTTCTTCCCCAACGGTGGCGGCAAGAACAGTTTTCGTATGTGTTTCACCTTCGCCTCCGCAGAAGAGACCGACCGAGGAACTCACCTCCTGGGAGAGGCCATGAGAGAGCTTCTCGCCGAAAGGGTATAG
- a CDS encoding tRNA uridine-5-carboxymethylaminomethyl(34) synthesis GTPase MnmE, which translates to MFGDTIAAISTAWGDAGISIIRISGPDCQDIARATVRTVTPFDQLRPRFMNNGILLDESGTPIDEVLLVLFVSPKSFTGEDLVEIHCHGGSLVAQRCLERCIQGGCRHAAPGEFTRRAYENGRLDLAQAEAVNGIIQARSNEALRAASRTLQGELSQRIRELYDELLLLSAELEVGIDFPEEDIPYIAEEDAASRIETLIQDLRDLLDRCTTGCLLREGIKVALIGRPNVGKSSLLNALLQESRAIVTSVPGTTRDVIEEVITHRGIPLRLMDTAGLRESPSDEVEAIGIQRTSKAIEKSDVVLWILDGSKPLEGIDRSMIASLSDRPHLVAINKSDLPNSLDETALTALAPDSWVFRISAQERHGLDEIKEAIVDLAAKIGTLDASLNVTSRQVGEIRAAIQALAEGRDVISTMGDQSLAAQALTEARSCLERILGLQDDEALLDVVFSQFCVGK; encoded by the coding sequence ATGTTTGGAGACACCATTGCCGCCATCTCAACAGCCTGGGGAGACGCTGGCATCTCAATCATCCGTATCTCGGGACCGGACTGTCAGGATATAGCACGGGCTACGGTACGAACGGTGACTCCCTTCGACCAACTGCGCCCTCGGTTCATGAACAACGGGATTTTACTGGACGAGTCGGGAACTCCAATCGATGAGGTCCTGCTCGTCCTCTTCGTCTCGCCCAAAAGCTTCACCGGTGAGGACCTGGTGGAAATCCACTGCCACGGAGGAAGTCTCGTTGCCCAACGATGTCTGGAGCGATGTATTCAAGGCGGGTGTCGCCACGCTGCTCCAGGTGAATTCACCCGACGGGCCTACGAGAACGGTCGTCTGGATCTGGCTCAGGCTGAGGCAGTCAACGGGATTATCCAGGCCAGAAGCAACGAGGCCCTTCGAGCCGCCAGCCGGACTCTTCAAGGCGAGCTGTCCCAACGAATCAGGGAACTCTACGACGAGCTGCTTCTCCTCTCGGCCGAACTAGAGGTAGGCATAGACTTCCCCGAGGAGGACATACCCTATATCGCCGAGGAGGACGCAGCAAGCCGAATAGAGACACTGATCCAGGATTTGAGGGACCTCCTGGACCGATGCACCACCGGATGTCTTCTCCGAGAGGGAATCAAGGTCGCTCTTATCGGTCGTCCTAACGTGGGCAAATCCTCCCTTCTCAACGCCCTTCTCCAAGAAAGCAGAGCCATCGTTACGTCAGTCCCGGGAACAACCCGGGACGTCATTGAAGAAGTGATCACCCACCGGGGTATCCCCCTGCGGCTTATGGACACCGCCGGACTTCGGGAATCCCCTTCCGACGAGGTGGAAGCTATAGGCATCCAACGGACGTCAAAAGCCATCGAGAAATCGGACGTAGTTCTGTGGATCCTGGACGGCAGCAAACCCCTCGAGGGGATCGACCGTTCCATGATTGCCAGCCTCTCGGATCGCCCGCACCTCGTGGCGATTAACAAATCGGATCTGCCCAACAGCTTGGACGAAACGGCTCTGACGGCTCTGGCTCCCGACTCCTGGGTTTTTCGGATCTCCGCTCAGGAACGACATGGACTGGATGAGATCAAGGAGGCTATAGTAGACTTGGCGGCCAAGATCGGAACGCTGGACGCCAGCCTCAACGTCACATCACGACAGGTCGGCGAAATTCGAGCAGCTATTCAAGCCTTGGCCGAGGGGCGAGATGTCATATCCACCATGGGAGACCAATCCTTAGCGGCCCAGGCTCTCACTGAGGCTCGAAGCTGCCTCGAACGAATTTTAGGCTTGCAGGACGACGAGGCCCTGTTGGATGTCGTTTTCTCGCAATTTTGCGTCGGGAAATAA
- a CDS encoding nitroreductase has translation MEKKARTNYPINDVLVRRWSPRAFSPRVPGKEIVLSLFEAARWAPSCFNEQPWSFIYAIKDDPDEFKNLLSCLLPGNIRWAKEAPVLILAVVTEFSSSGRPNPWAWQDVGMAVGNLILEATSKGLFAHPMAGFDSERIVELYSIPKGHRPSTAIALGYPGDLASLDADLQEVEIAPRERKAVYEFTYRRTWGDNRGV, from the coding sequence GTGGAAAAAAAAGCTCGAACGAATTACCCCATAAACGACGTCCTGGTCAGACGATGGAGCCCAAGAGCCTTTTCTCCCCGAGTTCCGGGAAAAGAGATCGTCCTGTCCCTCTTTGAAGCTGCGCGTTGGGCCCCGTCGTGTTTTAACGAACAGCCATGGAGCTTCATCTACGCCATAAAGGATGATCCCGACGAGTTTAAGAACCTTCTGAGCTGTCTGCTTCCGGGCAATATCCGGTGGGCAAAAGAAGCTCCGGTTCTCATCCTCGCTGTCGTCACGGAGTTTTCCAGTAGCGGACGGCCCAACCCATGGGCGTGGCAAGATGTGGGCATGGCTGTGGGGAATCTCATTCTGGAGGCCACATCCAAGGGATTGTTCGCCCATCCCATGGCGGGTTTCGACAGCGAAAGGATCGTGGAGCTTTACTCCATCCCTAAAGGCCATCGCCCGTCGACGGCTATTGCCCTGGGATATCCTGGGGATCTTGCTTCTCTTGATGCGGATCTCCAGGAAGTTGAGATAGCCCCAAGAGAGAGAAAAGCGGTTTATGAGTTTACCTACCGCCGGACATGGGGAGATAACCGAGGTGTTTGA
- the mce gene encoding methylmalonyl-CoA epimerase, with protein MNLQVVDHIGIAVQSIEESLKFWEGTLGVQCHGVEEVAEQKVKTAFLPIKDTEIELLEGTSDESPVAKFIAKKGEGIHHLALRVENLEASLAELKEKGVRLIDEKPRIGAGGAKIAFVHPKSSGGILLELCERD; from the coding sequence ATGAACCTACAGGTTGTGGATCATATCGGTATCGCTGTACAGAGTATCGAAGAATCACTGAAATTCTGGGAGGGGACCTTGGGTGTCCAGTGTCACGGTGTCGAGGAGGTGGCCGAGCAGAAGGTCAAGACCGCTTTCTTGCCCATCAAGGACACGGAGATTGAACTTCTGGAGGGGACCTCCGATGAGAGTCCCGTGGCCAAGTTCATCGCAAAAAAAGGAGAGGGCATCCACCATCTGGCTCTCAGGGTGGAGAACCTGGAGGCCTCCTTGGCCGAGCTTAAGGAAAAAGGGGTACGTCTTATCGATGAGAAGCCCAGAATTGGGGCTGGGGGGGCGAAAATTGCCTTTGTCCACCCCAAGTCGAGCGGCGGTATTCTGTTGGAGCTTTGCGAGAGGGACTGA
- a CDS encoding prepilin peptidase, whose translation MFVNFSVTLVCLGFLFGAVAGSFFNVIALRTVLERPWWGKERSCCRSCGRTLSTIDLIPILSWVILRGRCRTCKAPIPLRYPLVELVYGLWAAAALWRWGLSISGGIAILGGWLMMLNALTDLESGYIYDSLAASVGGVGLLVRLVGGWGALVDGGLGALAAASVIAVIIVLSRGGMGWGDATLMAGAGALLGWKMGLLATYLGFMIGGVSAVGLLITKKAARKDAVVLAPFLAAGVLCTLLWGPNILDYWGQAPGWPWS comes from the coding sequence TTGTTCGTGAACTTCTCCGTGACACTCGTATGCCTAGGTTTTCTCTTCGGTGCTGTGGCGGGATCGTTTTTCAACGTTATCGCTCTTCGTACCGTGCTCGAACGTCCCTGGTGGGGTAAAGAACGGTCGTGTTGCCGAAGCTGCGGACGAACCCTCTCCACTATCGATCTGATTCCCATCCTGTCGTGGGTGATCCTTCGGGGCCGATGCCGTACCTGCAAAGCTCCGATCCCCCTTCGCTACCCCTTGGTCGAACTCGTCTACGGCCTGTGGGCAGCAGCAGCTCTCTGGCGTTGGGGACTGAGCATATCCGGAGGGATCGCCATCCTGGGAGGTTGGCTTATGATGCTCAACGCTTTGACGGACCTCGAATCGGGATACATCTATGATTCCCTGGCCGCGTCGGTGGGAGGAGTCGGCCTGCTCGTTCGTCTCGTTGGAGGATGGGGTGCCCTGGTGGACGGGGGTTTGGGAGCTCTGGCTGCCGCATCCGTGATCGCTGTCATCATAGTCCTCAGCAGAGGCGGCATGGGGTGGGGAGACGCCACTCTGATGGCCGGAGCCGGAGCACTGCTGGGGTGGAAAATGGGACTTTTAGCGACCTATCTGGGGTTCATGATCGGCGGAGTCTCAGCCGTGGGGCTCCTGATCACAAAAAAAGCAGCCAGAAAGGACGCCGTCGTTCTTGCGCCTTTTCTGGCCGCAGGGGTTCTGTGTACCCTTCTATGGGGACCCAATATCCTCGACTACTGGGGACAAGCTCCCGGATGGCCCTGGAGCTGA
- a CDS encoding alpha/beta hydrolase: MNVTITSAIGCFGDRTVPLSVLDVPGSSLVVCLLHGVHGVASLEQGNKYGVLARLLVRLGVSVCVVETSRLRRDREVFTDRDRWAWSAFEGKTYAQELFDSVSGIAQVSALFPPKKLCLWGFSLGGLNALMVAGRRSADVIGGEFSPIAEVSQDRICGIVVSGSGDSLRSGADLGQHSLPILDSMCSVNILYDACRGISAQWLRFFYGSLDETFDEASCRRLFDLIPVDDRAFTVLPDVDHAFRRLGGMPSIRPLEYMVRNLQPQLQGHPGACPQ, encoded by the coding sequence ATGAACGTCACGATAACCTCCGCTATTGGGTGTTTCGGAGATCGAACGGTTCCTCTGTCCGTTCTTGACGTTCCGGGGTCCTCGTTGGTGGTTTGTCTCCTTCACGGAGTTCACGGGGTGGCGTCTCTGGAGCAGGGCAATAAATACGGCGTGCTGGCCCGACTTTTAGTTCGGCTTGGCGTGTCGGTCTGTGTTGTCGAGACCAGCAGGCTCCGGCGGGATCGGGAGGTCTTTACCGATCGGGATCGGTGGGCCTGGAGTGCTTTTGAGGGCAAGACCTACGCCCAGGAATTGTTCGACTCAGTCTCGGGTATCGCCCAAGTCTCCGCCCTCTTCCCCCCAAAAAAACTCTGTCTCTGGGGGTTTTCCTTGGGGGGACTGAACGCTCTCATGGTGGCGGGAAGACGGAGTGCCGACGTCATAGGCGGAGAGTTTTCACCGATTGCTGAGGTCTCCCAAGATCGTATCTGTGGGATTGTCGTATCGGGAAGCGGCGACTCATTGCGCTCCGGGGCTGATTTGGGCCAACATTCCCTGCCTATTTTGGACTCAATGTGTTCAGTGAATATTCTGTATGATGCATGCCGGGGTATATCGGCTCAGTGGCTCCGGTTCTTTTATGGTTCCCTGGACGAGACCTTCGATGAGGCATCGTGCCGGCGGCTTTTTGACCTCATTCCCGTGGACGATCGAGCTTTTACGGTCCTTCCCGATGTGGATCACGCCTTTAGAAGGCTAGGCGGTATGCCGTCGATCAGGCCCCTGGAATACATGGTTCGGAATCTGCAGCCTCAGCTCCAGGGCCATCCGGGAGCTTGTCCCCAGTAG
- the pssA gene encoding CDP-diacylglycerol--serine O-phosphatidyltransferase, with product MKRRIRLKRREFHWRSYIPNMITSGNLLCGMLSLILTMKGQVIPSAWLIAFAVFFDFMDGKVARMLGVSSAFGVEFDSLGDVVSFGVAPALLIYRSSLSAMPGVAGALVAVFFALCGALRLARFNVIHVPGPFQGVPIPAGGLFLVSWIIAGITLPPLVMAALAVLTGGLMISSVPYGNLKGIKKGSVNRLRLLSLKILVLAAVVILRERALLALISIYMVSGLLRFDWEHWLSLAEDEAAEVDGK from the coding sequence ATGAAAAGACGAATTCGATTGAAGAGGCGTGAGTTTCATTGGCGGTCATACATCCCCAACATGATCACCAGCGGTAATTTGCTGTGCGGTATGTTGTCCCTCATCCTCACGATGAAGGGGCAGGTAATTCCATCAGCCTGGTTGATCGCCTTTGCCGTGTTTTTCGACTTTATGGACGGGAAGGTGGCCCGGATGCTGGGCGTGAGCAGCGCTTTCGGTGTTGAGTTCGACAGTTTGGGCGACGTGGTCAGTTTTGGTGTGGCTCCGGCTCTCCTGATCTATAGGTCAAGTCTCTCAGCTATGCCTGGCGTGGCTGGAGCTCTGGTCGCGGTGTTCTTCGCCCTATGCGGTGCTTTGCGGTTAGCCCGGTTTAACGTGATCCATGTTCCCGGTCCATTCCAGGGGGTACCTATTCCCGCAGGGGGGCTTTTTCTGGTCTCCTGGATTATAGCAGGGATCACATTGCCTCCTCTGGTTATGGCTGCTCTTGCTGTCCTGACCGGTGGGCTCATGATCTCCTCGGTGCCTTACGGAAACCTGAAAGGGATCAAGAAGGGATCGGTGAACCGGCTCCGACTTCTGAGCCTCAAAATCCTGGTCCTTGCAGCCGTGGTCATCCTGCGGGAACGAGCCCTTTTGGCTCTCATATCAATTTACATGGTCAGTGGGCTTCTTCGGTTTGACTGGGAGCATTGGCTCTCGCTGGCCGAGGATGAAGCGGCGGAGGTCGACGGAAAATAA
- a CDS encoding phosphatidylserine decarboxylase family protein codes for MNISAEGWPSIIFTGALASFGWAFCPSSTLILVPLVLLVLWFYRDPDRHPLCGPDGWVAPADGKVVEIVPLDHPYTGPAVKVGIFMNPLSVHVNRVPRGGVVEYLEYVPGKKWMACAPKASKVNERFYLGLSTDFGRTLVVQIAGLLARRIVCRSRKGQPYATGERFGMIKLGSKVDVYLPRGVQLRVTLGQRVYAGRTCIGVSCHEKTNSIEEA; via the coding sequence ATGAACATCTCCGCTGAAGGCTGGCCGTCCATTATCTTTACTGGGGCGTTGGCCTCCTTTGGGTGGGCCTTTTGCCCCTCGTCGACTCTGATTTTGGTCCCCCTGGTTCTCTTGGTTCTGTGGTTTTACCGGGATCCCGATCGCCATCCTCTGTGTGGTCCCGACGGTTGGGTGGCCCCCGCTGACGGAAAGGTCGTGGAGATCGTCCCACTGGACCATCCATATACAGGGCCAGCGGTGAAGGTGGGGATTTTTATGAATCCATTGAGTGTCCACGTGAACCGGGTGCCTCGGGGCGGGGTGGTCGAGTATCTGGAGTACGTTCCCGGGAAAAAATGGATGGCCTGTGCTCCCAAGGCATCCAAGGTGAACGAGCGGTTCTATCTGGGGCTCTCCACCGATTTTGGGCGGACACTGGTCGTTCAGATAGCTGGTCTGCTGGCCCGGCGAATTGTGTGCCGGAGCAGAAAAGGGCAGCCGTACGCCACAGGAGAGCGCTTTGGCATGATCAAGCTGGGCTCCAAAGTCGATGTCTATCTTCCTCGGGGTGTGCAGTTGCGAGTGACCCTTGGTCAAAGGGTGTATGCTGGTCGAACCTGTATAGGAGTGAGTTGTCATGAAAAGACGAATTCGATTGAAGAGGCGTGA